From a region of the uncultured Desulfatiglans sp. genome:
- a CDS encoding hypothetical protein (Evidence 5 : Unknown function), which produces MLVVFLSNLRAKPDQTEKIRHIIPIILNFLSKRKEGRPDPASIEKDQVGVKYNSAASCHTYNPLLLKEANPVFPALSHYVVFSYTPCLDFLHRRRPGMFHSEVCTRIFGKVSSFPSGNGLFGQSRRQSARLLVRRPAGRLRANA; this is translated from the coding sequence GTGTTGGTTGTCTTCTTAAGCAACCTGCGTGCCAAACCGGATCAAACGGAGAAAATACGACATATCATACCGATCATATTAAATTTTTTATCCAAACGAAAAGAAGGGCGGCCAGATCCTGCCTCCATCGAAAAGGACCAGGTTGGCGTGAAATACAACAGTGCAGCCTCGTGCCATACCTATAATCCGCTGCTGCTCAAAGAGGCGAACCCGGTATTTCCTGCCTTAAGCCACTATGTTGTCTTTTCCTACACACCTTGTCTTGATTTCCTACACCGAAGGCGACCGGGGATGTTTCACAGCGAAGTGTGCACTCGCATCTTCGGCAAAGTGAGCTCGTTTCCATCCGGAAATGGTCTTTTTGGCCAATCTCGGCGTCAATCTGCACGTTTGCTTGTGCGGCGACCTGCAGGTCGCCTC